In Ignavibacteria bacterium, a single genomic region encodes these proteins:
- a CDS encoding MBL fold metallo-hydrolase, with protein sequence MIIGDYKIHSIQAGLFKLDGGSMFGVVPKVLWNKTNPSDDSNRIEMCTRVLLLESNDKKILVDTGIGHKMSDKLNKIYGVDYSEYTLEKGLANLNIKPDDITDVIFTHLHFDHAGGATFFNEDKKPELTFKNAVYYVQEKHLDWALNPSERDKASFFPENYKPIIEAKQIKVLNEVYKFDDFITLLPLNGHTRSMQMVKVSDEDETFLFVADLIPMASHIPLPYIMGYDLFPLVTLEEKRKYLKEIYENNYTVFFEHDPYVEAGKICLHEKSYYLKEKFNI encoded by the coding sequence ATGATTATTGGCGATTATAAAATACATTCTATTCAGGCAGGGCTTTTTAAACTCGACGGCGGCTCTATGTTCGGAGTCGTCCCTAAAGTTCTCTGGAATAAGACTAATCCTTCTGACGATTCGAACAGAATTGAAATGTGTACTCGCGTTCTTCTTCTCGAAAGCAATGATAAAAAGATTCTTGTCGATACAGGCATAGGTCATAAGATGTCCGATAAACTGAACAAAATATACGGAGTCGATTATTCCGAATATACACTCGAGAAAGGTCTCGCCAATCTGAACATTAAGCCCGATGATATTACGGACGTAATATTCACTCATCTTCACTTTGATCATGCAGGCGGTGCTACTTTCTTTAACGAGGATAAGAAGCCCGAACTTACTTTTAAGAATGCTGTTTATTACGTTCAGGAAAAACACCTCGACTGGGCTTTGAACCCCTCGGAACGCGATAAAGCAAGCTTCTTCCCCGAGAATTATAAACCTATTATTGAAGCAAAACAAATAAAAGTGTTAAACGAAGTATATAAGTTTGATGACTTTATTACTTTACTTCCTTTGAATGGTCATACGCGAAGCATGCAAATGGTTAAAGTATCCGATGAGGATGAAACTTTCTTGTTTGTTGCTGACCTCATCCCTATGGCTTCGCATATTCCTCTTCCATACATCATGGGCTATGACTTATTTCCTCTGGTTACACTCGAAGAAAAGAGAAAATACCTTAAAGAAATATACGAAAATAACTACACTGTATTTTTCGAGCACGACCCTTATGTTGAAGCAGGTAAGATTTGTTTACACGAGAAGTCTTACTATCTTAAAGAGAAATTCAACATATAG
- a CDS encoding sodium:solute symporter has translation MKFSLVDYVIVIVYLLATVFAGLYTARKQKTTKDYFLGGKEMKWWAVGFSIVASETSTLTFISIPGLAYKSDMTFMQLIIGYFIGRLLVTIIFIPAYYKGDIVTAYDFLGQRFGQKLRKLTSSVFIVTRVLASGVRLFATAIPVHIITGLDYPTSIAIIGIFTLLYTYLGGIKAVVSMDVIQLFIYIGGAIAAMMVAIYALPNGVSDVFHYASVNGLDKFKVFNFDFGNSFFMFLASPYTIFGGLLGGTFLTMASHGTDQLLVQRLLGCKSKKESQRALMLDALLIVLQFAFFMFLGLCLYAYYHGADFKSLIFSSTGLNLVSSDEIFPKFIVENLPSGISGLVIAGVLASAMGTLSSAISSLASSTYLDLFATVKSDMFRSKEIFWSKIFTLFWGVILIGGAMLFRDSTNPVVEIGLSIASFTYGGLLGAFFLGLFFKRVNQTDAIWGFILSIISMVFVIYFTTIAYTWYVIIGVIVSLATANISYFLRNKFLSKA, from the coding sequence ATGAAATTTTCACTCGTTGATTATGTAATCGTTATCGTTTACCTTCTTGCGACAGTGTTTGCAGGCTTATACACTGCCAGAAAACAGAAGACAACTAAAGATTATTTCCTCGGCGGTAAGGAAATGAAGTGGTGGGCTGTAGGCTTTTCCATAGTCGCCAGCGAAACAAGCACTCTGACGTTTATCAGTATTCCCGGTCTTGCGTACAAAAGCGACATGACTTTTATGCAATTAATCATCGGTTACTTTATTGGCCGTCTGCTTGTAACGATAATTTTTATCCCGGCTTATTATAAAGGCGATATTGTAACCGCTTATGATTTCCTCGGACAGCGTTTCGGTCAGAAACTACGAAAACTCACCTCTTCGGTGTTCATTGTTACGAGAGTTCTTGCGTCCGGTGTCAGGCTTTTCGCTACTGCCATTCCCGTTCATATTATTACAGGTCTCGATTATCCCACAAGCATTGCAATCATAGGAATTTTCACTCTGCTTTACACTTACCTCGGAGGAATCAAAGCCGTTGTTTCGATGGACGTTATTCAGTTGTTTATTTATATAGGCGGAGCTATCGCCGCGATGATGGTTGCTATCTATGCGTTGCCGAATGGTGTGAGCGACGTCTTCCATTATGCATCGGTGAACGGGCTCGATAAGTTCAAAGTCTTCAATTTCGATTTTGGCAACAGTTTCTTTATGTTTCTTGCGTCCCCGTACACGATTTTCGGGGGTTTGCTTGGAGGTACTTTCCTGACTATGGCATCACACGGAACAGACCAGCTGCTTGTTCAGCGTCTGCTGGGGTGTAAGAGTAAAAAGGAAAGCCAGAGGGCGCTCATGCTCGATGCTTTGCTTATTGTTTTGCAGTTTGCTTTCTTCATGTTCCTTGGTCTTTGTCTTTATGCGTATTACCACGGTGCCGATTTCAAGTCGTTGATTTTCAGCTCGACAGGTTTGAACCTCGTGTCATCGGATGAAATCTTTCCGAAGTTTATTGTTGAGAACCTTCCATCGGGAATTTCGGGTCTTGTTATAGCAGGTGTGCTTGCGTCGGCTATGGGCACGCTTTCTTCCGCAATCAGCTCGCTTGCGTCGTCAACTTACCTCGATTTGTTTGCAACTGTTAAGTCGGATATGTTCAGATCAAAGGAAATTTTCTGGTCAAAGATATTCACGCTGTTCTGGGGGGTTATTTTGATTGGAGGTGCTATGCTGTTTCGTGATTCAACAAACCCTGTTGTGGAGATTGGTCTTTCGATTGCATCGTTTACGTACGGCGGCTTGCTGGGGGCTTTCTTTCTTGGCTTGTTCTTCAAGCGTGTTAATCAGACTGACGCGATCTGGGGATTTATTTTGAGTATAATTTCTATGGTGTTCGTGATTTACTTCACAACGATTGCTTATACATGGTATGTCATTATTGGAGTTATTGTATCGCTTGCAACAGCTAATATATCTTACTTCTTAAGAAATAAATTCTTGTCTAAAGCTTAG